In Bactrocera oleae isolate idBacOlea1 chromosome 3, idBacOlea1, whole genome shotgun sequence, a genomic segment contains:
- the Bub1 gene encoding mitotic checkpoint serine/threonine-protein kinase BUB1, giving the protein MMNSCLPVLVATDSMHGFLRDKQAWENAISMYQGPDPLDHWYNYICWYENHLRGDPENKFRETLERCLALFEHSDFYKQDLRMVRLWLKYIEMQTHPLHFYQVLYQRGVGRQVAAFYIGWAGYYQSIHALKEAESVFSLAFQEKAQSFEELHHAHNKFLYMQNAAQMALHHQQQQQLSHQPSHTIHYQQSGQCQTQTVTHTISQPQIPQQSHPQQQTQTQQTAQMQTQAQSSQHQNYHRQQSSADATASNSYYQPHAHASIRSTQDQLYQQQAYQNQTAGYQNSTDQTTNQFNGATVTEYQSNLEAHTEASTVNDGTANDREEYGKANRSSLPTEGGHHVKVETICEKTLTPTTIPIGPCKLPRKFAAYCRNNYETWKPALFLEEPEDPNRRCHYAKQLVYPGTGVEYSPEELRAQKFITRLTEMQRLKEEAAQLKAEITVKTEESEHITQEIQEIGAVQQQHVQQHLEASAATVGVNVNGSTNNHKHRVSTNEQSEVNGVEPIGQNYQHSTAYSQTQIQLQQQHQQHNLYRHTIQHNYQNEKQQQFQQQNKSVNELDNGLDDLEDQIEASTIRLGENKTIKIKFKKERQQHGHTIKGNNYVIEGIYQQEVSAASPSTPEFGRIKNGHTFHPYSMDNTSTPKTSSKRFKAKLKRINKLPISTGSSSNSSSAENAGDTNGNSSAVTTEHIQPVDTVDDVVQNATFNDNANYSFSSAVALDNSHCSLTSAVGRLNFRDTTTAYNTSAVADISTYQENSYFATQHDTEAKERRLRKAHEIIEHHLTKEAIDPFNSELCRAFLTKLDFPGSDDSCANYKIVQTPLPKIANTRTLSLPDGVQFNIDKEVGRGSYGSVYKATDANTGNVVALKFQKPPNTWEIYICDQVLKRVKSSNILPGLMDISVAIIAPNASIIATEFSPFGSLLDINNKIRQATTKVMHESLVMHFSAQICNIINHLHINKIIHADIKPDNFLLMRIPSTDYHYPSLRLIDFGCAIDMTLFPEPDTTKFRKVIQTDGFTCIEMQEGRPWSYETDLFCIAGTVHVMLLGEYMQLQKRAGIWDIKQKLPRYLKKHVWTKFFNDMLNIKSTNLPDLNEMRHTFDQEAARMDSELQSQIRTLSNILHRR; this is encoded by the exons ATGATGAATTCTTGTTTGCCAGTGCTTGTAGCTACGGATTCAATGCACGGCTTCCTAAGAGACAAACAAGCCTGGGAGAATGCAATCTCCATGTACCAAGGGCCCGATCCACTAGATCACTGGTACAATTACATTTGCTGGTATGAAAATCATTTACGTGGTGATCCAGAAAATAAGTTCAGAGAAACGCTTGAACGTTGTTTAGCGCTATTTGAACACAGTGACTTCTACAAGCAAGATTTGCGAATGGTGCGTCTCTGGTTAAAGTACATTGAAATGCAAACTCACCCACTGCActtctaccaagttttatacCAGCGTGGTGTAGGTAGACAAGTTGCAGCGTTCTATATTGGTTGGGCGGGTTATTATCAGTCAATTCATGCGCTAAAAGAAGCTGAGTCTGTGTTCAGCCTGGCATTTCAAGAAAAAGCTCAATCATTTGAAGAACTTCACCATGCACACAATAAGTTCTTATATATGCAAAATGCTGCACAAATGGCGCTacatcatcaacaacaacagcagttaaGCCATCAGCCATCTCATACGATTCATTATCAACAAAGTGGACAGTGTCAAACACAAACCGTAACACATACAATTTCCCAACCACAAATTCCACAACAAAGTCATCCACagcaacaaacacaaacacaacaaaCTGCACAAATGCAAACACAGGCACAGTCTTCTCAACACCAAAATTATCACAGGCAACAATCTTCTGCCGATGCGACGGCTTCTAATTCTTACTATCAGCCGCACGCGCATGCCAGTATACGGTCTACGCAGGATCAGTTGTATCAACAGCAAGCTTACCAAAACCAAACTGCTGGTTATCAAAATTCAACAGATCAAACTACTAACCAG TTTAACGGCGCCACGGTAACGGAGTACCAAAGTAATTTAGAAGCCCATACTGAAGCGAGCACTGTTAACGATGGCACGGCAAATGATCGAGAAGAATATGGAAAGGCTAATAGAAGTTCGTTACCAACAGAAGGAGGTCATCATGTTAAAGTTGAGACAATATGTGAAAAAACACTTACTCCAACAACAATTCCAATTGGTCCCTGTAAATTGCCGCGAAAATTTGCCGCCTATTGTCGCAACAATTATGAGACATGGAAACCAGCACTCTTTCTAGAAGAGCCTGAAGACCCGAATCGTCGTTGCCACTATGCAAAGCAATTAGTGTATCCTGGAACAGGTGTGGAATATAGTCCTGAAGAACTTAGGGCACAAAAATTCATAACACGTCTAACCGAAATGCAACGTTTGAAGGAGGAGGCAGCACAGCTAAAGGCAGAAATTACAGTGAAAACTGAAGAGAGTGAACATATAACGCAAGAAATACAAGAAATAGGTGCTGTACAACAGCAACATGTGCAACAACATTTAGAAGCAAGTGCTGCAACTGTGGGAGTAAATGTCAATGGATCTACTAATAATCACAAACATAGAGTTAGTACAAATGAGCAGTCTGAAGTGAATGGCGTTGAACCGATCGGACAAAATTATCAACACTCAACTGCATACTCTCAAACACAAATTCAGCTGCAACAACAGCATCAACAACATAATCTTTATCGTCACACTATCCAACATAATTATCAAAATGAGAAGCAACAGCAATTCCAACAGCAAAATAAATCAGTAAATGAATTAGACAATGGCTTAGATGATTTAGAAGATCAAATTGAAGCTTCCACAATACGTTTAGGGGAAAATAAgactataaaaattaagttcaaaAAGGAACGTCAACAGCACGGTCACACAATAAAAGGAAATAACTATGTCATTGAAGGGATATATCAGCAGGAg GTTTCTGCTGCTTCACCATCAACGCCTGAATTTGGTAGAATCAAAAATGGCCACACTTTTCATCCTTACAGCATGGATAACACTTCAACACCGAAAACCAGTTCTAAACGCTTCAAAGCAAAATTGAAAAGAATTAATAAACTACCAATTAGCACTGGTAGCAGCAGTAATTCCTCGTCTGCTGAAAATGCTGGCGATACTAATGGCAACAGCAGCGCTGTCACCACCGAACACATACAGCCTGTTGACACTGTGGACGATGTTGTACAAAATGCTACATTCAATGATAATGCAAATTATTCCTTCTCAAGCGCCGTTGCTTTGGATAACTCGCACTGTTCATTGACTTCTGCTGTGGGGCGCCTCAATTTTCGTGATACTACGACCGCATACAATACGAGTGCCGTGGCAGATATTTCCACTTATCAAGAGAACTCATATTTTGCCACACAACATGATACGGAGGCGAAGGAGCGACGCCTGCGCAAAGCACATGAAATCATTGAGCATCACTTGACCAAGGAGGCAATCGATCCATTCAATAGTGAATTGTGTCGTGCATTCCTCACAAAACTTGACTTCCCAGGCTCGGATGATAGTTGTGCCAATTACAAAATCGTACAAACACCACTGCCAAAGATAGCGAATACGCGCACGCTAAGCTTGCCCGATGGAGTGCAATTTAATATTGATAAGGAGGTGGGACGTGGTTCATATGGCTCGGTATACAAAGCTACAGACGCTAATACTGGAAATGTGGTGGCGTTGAAATTCCAGAAACCGCCAAACACTTGGGAGATCTATATTTGCGATCAA GTGTTGAAGCGTGTTAAGTCATCTAATATATTGCCGGGTCTCATGGACATTTCGGTAGCTATAATAGCGCCGAATGCTAGTATTATCGCCACAGAATTTTCGCCATTCGGCTCACTACTCGATATTAACAATAAGATACGCCAAGCAACCACAAAAGTGATGCATGAGTCATTGGTCATGCACTTTTCTGCGCAGATTTGCAACATTATAAATCACctacacataaataaaataatacatgcGGACATAAAACCCGACAATTTCCTGTTAATGCGTATACCCAGTACCGATTATCACTATCCCTCGTTGCGTCTTATTGATTTTGGCTGCGCCATCGATATGACGCTCTTCCCCGAGCCGGATACGACGAAGTTTCGCAAGGTTATACAAACGGATGGCTTCACATGCATCGAAATGCAGGAGGGCCGCCCATGGTCATACGAAACGGATCTGTTCTGCATCGCCGGTACTGTACACGTGATGTTGCTGGGCGAGTATATGCAATTGCAGAAGCGTGCCGGTATATGGGACATAAAGCAGAAGTTGCCGCGTTACTTAAAGAAACACGTCTGGACCAAGTTCTTCAATGATATGTTGAACATTAAAAGCACAAATTTGCCAGACTTGAACGAAATGCGTCACACCTTTGATCAGGAAGCGGCACGCATGGATTCCGAATTGCAGAGCCAAATACGTACgttatcaaatattttgcatCGGCGATAA